From one Verrucomicrobiota bacterium genomic stretch:
- a CDS encoding carboxy terminal-processing peptidase → MKTLCVAISAIALSFPFNPLFAQQRAAAKISASDSRQIATTVVKLLEQGHYSRQKIDGATAQKILDTYLENLDYNRLFFTQEDINDIKQKYGPSMAQDLLVGNVEPAREIYALFKQRVEDRIAKIRVLLKKEYNFKSNRTIALDRKKEPWPANMTEADTLWRDRIEGELLQEKLNKLATEPGPKVVGRRYDQMLKSLEERDDDDVLQTYLNSIALTYDPHSEYLGKSDLESFEINMRLSLTGIGAELRSEDGYAKIARLLPGGPAQMSGKLGVGDRITGVAQGKDNFVDTVDLKLDKVVEMIRGKKGSLVRLQVIPGTAPDPSKRKVVELIRDNVKLTEQEAKAEIIERDLPDGTTQKIGLITLPSFYQDMEKSRTGKSTSRDVAALLKRLQQEGIQALAIDLRRDGGGSLDEAIKMTGLFITQGPVVQVKDANGDIDVLKDRDAGVAYSGPMVVLVNKLSASASEIFAAALQDYGRALIVGDSSTFGKGTVQTMLELGRFMPMLSSSANQAGALKLTVQKFYRVAGGSTQFRGVISDIVLPSLTDSPEFGESALEHALPYDEVEPAPIDLANNRKPLFVDDIRRKSIGRTSQDPVLQDIVQDVKHVNDRVKNNRLSLNEKIRRDELEHETGERDKEKEDEKKAEAQDHDRYYELALADVDKPQLKRLDKDPNSLAAKKAKADGAERSEDELASNDDEEAGNVQADAIKRETVNILSDLIEQTKVPRSAAR, encoded by the coding sequence ATGAAAACTCTTTGTGTCGCGATTTCCGCGATCGCATTGTCTTTTCCCTTTAATCCCTTATTCGCTCAGCAAAGAGCGGCCGCGAAGATCAGCGCCTCCGACTCCCGGCAGATTGCGACGACCGTGGTAAAGCTGTTGGAGCAAGGCCACTATAGCCGGCAGAAAATCGACGGCGCAACGGCGCAGAAGATTTTGGACACGTACCTGGAGAACCTGGACTATAACCGGCTGTTTTTCACGCAGGAGGACATTAACGACATCAAGCAGAAGTACGGGCCAAGCATGGCGCAAGACTTGTTGGTCGGCAATGTCGAGCCGGCCCGGGAAATCTACGCCCTATTCAAGCAGCGTGTTGAGGACCGGATCGCGAAGATCCGGGTGCTGCTTAAAAAGGAGTACAATTTCAAGAGCAACCGTACCATCGCGTTGGATCGCAAAAAGGAGCCCTGGCCGGCAAACATGACCGAGGCGGATACGCTTTGGCGCGACCGCATTGAAGGGGAATTGCTCCAGGAAAAGCTTAACAAGCTGGCCACGGAACCCGGGCCCAAGGTGGTGGGGCGGCGGTACGATCAGATGCTGAAGAGCCTGGAGGAACGCGACGATGACGACGTACTCCAGACGTACCTGAATTCGATTGCCCTGACGTATGACCCGCATTCGGAGTATCTCGGCAAATCGGACCTGGAAAGCTTTGAAATCAACATGCGCCTCTCGCTGACCGGCATCGGGGCGGAGCTTCGTTCGGAGGACGGTTACGCTAAAATCGCCCGTTTGCTGCCCGGGGGACCGGCTCAGATGAGCGGCAAACTCGGCGTCGGCGATCGCATTACCGGGGTGGCGCAAGGGAAAGACAATTTCGTCGATACGGTCGACCTCAAGCTCGATAAAGTCGTCGAGATGATCCGCGGGAAAAAGGGCAGCCTGGTCCGCCTGCAGGTGATCCCCGGCACAGCCCCGGATCCATCCAAGCGGAAGGTCGTTGAACTGATTCGTGACAACGTCAAATTGACGGAACAGGAAGCGAAGGCCGAAATCATCGAACGCGATCTCCCGGACGGCACCACGCAGAAAATCGGCCTGATTACACTGCCGTCTTTTTATCAGGATATGGAAAAGTCGCGGACCGGCAAGAGCACCTCTCGTGACGTGGCGGCCTTATTGAAACGCCTCCAGCAGGAAGGCATTCAGGCCCTGGCGATTGATTTGCGGCGGGACGGGGGCGGTTCGCTGGACGAGGCCATCAAGATGACCGGCCTCTTTATCACCCAAGGGCCGGTCGTGCAGGTCAAGGACGCCAATGGTGACATCGATGTCTTGAAAGATCGAGACGCCGGCGTCGCCTACAGCGGGCCGATGGTGGTGCTGGTCAACAAGCTAAGCGCTTCAGCCAGCGAGATTTTCGCGGCGGCGCTGCAGGATTATGGGCGCGCGCTGATCGTCGGTGACTCAAGTACCTTCGGCAAAGGCACGGTCCAAACGATGCTGGAACTCGGACGGTTCATGCCCATGCTGAGCAGTTCAGCCAACCAGGCGGGGGCCCTTAAGCTGACGGTCCAGAAATTTTATCGGGTTGCCGGCGGCTCGACCCAGTTTCGTGGCGTGATTTCCGACATCGTCCTTCCGTCACTGACGGACAGTCCGGAGTTTGGCGAATCGGCCCTGGAACACGCGCTGCCGTATGATGAAGTGGAACCGGCCCCGATCGACCTGGCCAACAATCGCAAGCCGCTTTTCGTGGATGATATCCGGCGCAAATCCATTGGGCGCACCAGCCAGGATCCTGTTCTCCAGGACATCGTGCAGGACGTCAAGCATGTGAATGACCGCGTGAAGAACAACCGTTTGTCGCTGAACGAAAAAATCCGGCGTGACGAACTGGAGCATGAAACGGGTGAGCGGGATAAAGAGAAGGAAGACGAGAAAAAAGCCGAGGCGCAGGATCACGACCGTTATTATGAACTGGCGCTGGCTGACGTCGACAAGCCGCAGTTGAAGCGGCTCGACAAGGATCCGAATTCACTTGCCGCCAAAAAGGCAAAGGCGGACGGGGCGGAACGCTCGGAAGATGAACTCGCGTCAAACGACGATGA
- a CDS encoding MBL fold metallo-hydrolase produces MLEIQSFIGGIFETNGYLVRAPEGDLLVDAPTGALEWLEREGRQPAVLLITHGHLDHIDDAAKIVRRYGCRLGCHRDTVPMLTDPEFFRRLGFSLEVEPVQPGFLIEESESTPVLGLDFKVLLVPGHCPGSLCFYHPPSANLFSGDVLFAGSIGRTDLPAGNYPELIQGLHDKVLRLPDETRVLPGHGPATTIGKERRSNPFLVI; encoded by the coding sequence ATGCTTGAGATTCAATCTTTTATTGGGGGTATTTTCGAAACCAACGGTTACCTCGTGCGGGCGCCTGAGGGCGACTTGCTCGTGGATGCGCCCACGGGTGCCCTGGAGTGGTTGGAGCGGGAGGGGCGCCAACCGGCGGTGCTGCTCATCACTCACGGCCATCTGGATCACATCGATGACGCCGCCAAAATCGTCCGCCGATACGGCTGCCGGCTCGGGTGCCATCGCGATACCGTTCCGATGCTGACCGATCCCGAGTTTTTCCGCCGCCTCGGTTTCAGCCTCGAAGTCGAACCCGTACAGCCCGGTTTTCTGATTGAAGAATCCGAAAGTACCCCGGTGCTCGGTCTGGACTTCAAGGTGCTGCTGGTGCCCGGCCATTGCCCGGGAAGCCTCTGTTTCTATCACCCGCCCAGCGCCAACCTCTTCAGCGGCGACGTCCTGTTCGCCGGGAGCATCGGGCGGACGGACCTGCCCGCCGGCAATTACCCGGAGCTTATCCAGGGGCTTCACGACAAGGTCCTGCGGCTCCCGGATGAAACCCGCGTTTTACCGGGGCATGGTCCCGCCACGACGATCGGGAAAGAGCGCCGGTCCAACCCTTTTCTGGTCATTTAG
- a CDS encoding TlpA family protein disulfide reductase: MKKLIPLLIVGVLMLGSIFLIRGQESTLKPGDRLPSLALTYLGDNKPDLEKKPLLVEFWATWCPPCRRSIPHLNDLYARYHPQGLEVIGVTDEDEPTVRRFQQQLPMQYRVAINTSRNLYSRFGVDGIPQAFLVDRTGRVVWTGHPLDLADEDLQGILR; encoded by the coding sequence ATGAAAAAACTGATCCCGCTCCTGATTGTCGGTGTACTGATGCTCGGCTCGATCTTTTTGATTCGCGGCCAGGAATCGACTCTCAAGCCGGGTGACCGGCTGCCGTCACTGGCGTTGACTTACCTGGGCGATAATAAACCGGATTTGGAGAAGAAACCGTTGCTGGTTGAATTTTGGGCGACGTGGTGTCCGCCCTGCCGCAGGAGCATTCCCCATCTCAACGACCTCTACGCCCGTTATCATCCGCAAGGTCTTGAGGTAATCGGCGTAACGGACGAGGACGAGCCAACCGTCAGGCGCTTCCAACAACAACTCCCGATGCAGTACCGGGTGGCGATCAACACGTCGCGCAATCTCTACAGCCGTTTTGGGGTGGACGGTATCCCGCAAGCCTTCCTGGTCGACCGGACCGGCAGGGTGGTCTGGACGGGGCATCCCCTGGATTTGGCGGATGAAGACCTGCAAGGGATCCTGCGCTGA
- a CDS encoding beta-hydroxyacyl-ACP dehydratase, with product MDPIALGLPHREPFVFIDEVERHEPGVAATATKVFSGEESFFQGHFPGNPLVPGVLLAEGMAQTAGVALGDADHVLLLAAIQSMKFIRPVRPRERVVFSARKTGDLQGLFLCDVRACVADEPVAEGRVVLARGPRKGPA from the coding sequence ATGGATCCGATCGCGCTTGGCCTGCCTCACCGTGAGCCGTTTGTCTTCATCGACGAGGTGGAGCGGCATGAACCGGGCGTAGCCGCTACGGCCACGAAGGTGTTTTCGGGTGAGGAATCCTTTTTTCAGGGACATTTTCCCGGCAATCCGCTGGTGCCCGGTGTGCTCCTGGCGGAAGGAATGGCTCAGACCGCCGGTGTGGCCCTGGGGGATGCGGATCACGTCCTGTTGCTCGCCGCCATTCAATCGATGAAATTCATCCGGCCCGTCCGCCCGCGTGAACGCGTCGTGTTTTCCGCCAGGAAGACCGGGGATTTGCAAGGCCTGTTTTTGTGCGATGTCCGGGCCTGCGTGGCGGATGAACCGGTCGCCGAAGGCCGGGTCGTACTTGCGCGCGGCCCGCGCAAGGGTCCGGCTTGA